A window from Ictalurus furcatus strain D&B chromosome 16, Billie_1.0, whole genome shotgun sequence encodes these proteins:
- the bsx gene encoding brain-specific homeobox protein homolog — MNLNYTSPGAQMPTQRSTSFFIEDILLHKPKPLRDVFPSPFSNSLASRMPLLEYGYPLMPTPILASHPHHPLHKPEHHPYFFTSGVQMPSLFQHHPELPGKHCRRRKARTVFSDSQLSGLEKRFEMQRYLSTPERVELATALSLSETQVKTWFQNRRMKHKKQLRKTQEEQKTPGDSDRSLENSSAGELNDKSAGDAKDGMSPDRYTVDENEDEVDIEDDICSPEHLL, encoded by the exons ATGAACCTGAACTACACGTCTCCGGGCGCGCAGATGCCCACCCAGAGGTCAACATCCTTCTTCATTGAAGATATTCTGCTCCATAAGCCTAAACCTCTGCGGGATGTTTTCCCGTCGCCTTTCTCCAACTCGCTCGCATCTCGGATGCCTCTGCTCGAATACGGATACCCTCTCATGCCCACCCCGATCCTCGCATCTCATCCGCACCATCCGCTGCACAAACCAGAGCATCACCCCTACTTCTTCACCTCTG GAGTGCAGATGCCATCGTTGTTCCAGCATCACCCGGAACTACCCGGGAAACACTGCAGGCGCCGGAAAGCGCGCACAGTGTTCTCGGACTCGCAGCTCTCCGGACTGGAAAAGCGCTTTGAAATGCAGCGGTACCTCTCCACACCAGAGCGCGTGGAGCTGGCCACAGCACTCAGCCTCTCAGAAACACAG GTGAAAACTTGGTTTCAGAACCGGAGGATGAAGCATAAAAAGCAATTAAGGAAAACGCAGGAGGAGCAGAAGACACCCGGGGACTCGGACAGATCTCTGGAGAACTCGAGCGCCGGCGAGCTGAACGACAAAAGCGCAGGAGACGCAAAAGACGGAATGAGTCCGGACAGATACACAGTGGACGAAAACGAAGACGAGGTCGATATTGAGGATGACATCTGCTCCCCTGAACATTTACTATAG